In Alphaproteobacteria bacterium, the sequence CTGGTCGGGCTCGCGGCCGACCGCCTTCATGCGGCCCTTGATGTCGGCGTAGAGCTTCTTGCCGTCGGCGAGCTGGCCGATGCCGGCGAACACCATCTCGGCGGTCTCGGCGGCGAGCTGCTTGCCGGCTTCCGAGGCGCCGGCCTGCACGATCACCGGCCAGCCCTGGATCGGCCGGCCGACATTGAGCGGGCCGCGCACGGAGTAGTACTTCCCCTTGTGGTTCAGCACATGCAGCTTGGCCGGATCGAAATAGATGCCGGCCTCGACGTCGCGGATGAAGGCGTCGTCGGCCCAGCTGTCCCACAGCCCGGTGACCACGTCGTAGAACTCGCGCGCGCGGCGATAGCGCTCGTCGTGCTCCATGTGGTCGTCGAGGCCGAAATTCAGCGCCGCGTCGGGGTTGGACGTGGTGACGATGTTCCACGCCGCGCGCCCGCCGCTAAGGTGATCGAGCGAGGCGAAGCGACGCGCCAGGTGATAGGGCGCGTCGAAGGTGGTCGAGCCGGTGGCGATCAGGCCGATATGCTCGGTGACCGCGGCCAGCGCCGGCAGCAGGGTCGGCGGATCGATCGAGGTCACCGTGGCGCTGCGCTTGAGCGCCTCCATCGGCATGTTCAGCACCGCCAAATGGTCGGCCATGAAGAAGGCGTCGAACTTGCCGCGCTCCAGGGTCTGGGCGAAGCGCTTGAGGTGCTTGAAGTTGAAGTTGGCGTCGGGAAAGGCGCCGGGATAGCGCCAGGCCGCGGTATGGATGCTGACCGGGCGCATGAAGGCGCCGAGACGAAGCTGACGGGACATCGGGCACCGGCAGGAGTGACGGGACGTAGCCCGTCACTTAGCCGGCGGCCCGGCGGCTTTCAAAGCGACTTTCCTTGACCGCCGGATAAGTCACCCCGGCGTTACCGCACGGCGCGGCGGCCCAGCAGGTCGACTTCGGCGGGCTTGCCCCATTGATGTGTCCACGGCCCGTTGTGCGAATCGCGCCGCAGGTCGGGTGTCGACTGCCGCAACAGCGGGACGGGCGGATAGCTCGGGTAAGGCGGTATGGCAGTTACGCCGGCCACCCAGGTGCCTGCGACATACGTGCTGGCATAGCTGGTGCGCTGGAGGAACTCCCCGATGTACTCGGAGAAGCGCTTCCGCCCGTCGAGAACGAAGTGCCCTTCGTTGGCATCGAACAGGCGGAAAATATTGCCCGTGCGCTGGACGGCGATCGCGTGCGCGCCGCCGTTGCGGCGCAATTCGAAATAGTAGAGCCCGTCGCCGGCGAAGACGCGGTCCATGACGAAGCCGGCGGTGATGCCGTACGACGCCTTGATGTAGCGTGCGCGATTGACCGGCACCTCGTATTGCCTCAGCACCGTCTCGACGCGGATCAGGAAGCCCGCGGTGATGCTGCGGCTCAGCGCGTGATCGCGCGGTACCTCGGCGAAGCCGCCGCTGGCGGTCGGGCCGGAGACCCCGCCGTTGCTGATGACGGTATGATGATAGTCCCTGCCCCACGCGCGCAGGCCGACCCAGCGCAGGGCGAAGCCGACGCAGCGGCCACCCTCGCCTGCCGCCACCCACTCGGGCGGCATCCCACTCTCGTCGAACTTCGGCACGTCCTGGTCCATGGCGTAGACCAGTTCACCCCGCGCCATCGCTTCCCTCTGAAGCTTGTCCCATTCCATGACCGCTCCCCCCTCGCCCCTTGTCGGCGAGACGATGCGCGATCAGGGAGCGGAACGCTGTTCCCCGGGGGACAGGGCTTCGGCAGGCCGCATCGGCGCGCGGATCGTCGCCGCCATGTCGGGCGCCGGCCGCCACGCCACGGCGCCCGCGCCGGCCACCGTGGTGCCCTTGGTGTAGACGCGGCCATAGTCGGCCAGGCGCAGGAAGCTCTCGAGGAAGCTGGCGAACTCGCGCAATCCCTCGATCGCGAAGTGGCCGTGGTGGCAGTCGAACAGGCGATAGGTGCCGCGACTGCGCTGCACCGCCAGCGCGTGGCTGCCGCCCTCGCGGGCGATCTCGAAGCAGTACAGACCGTCGCCCTGCCAGATGCGGCCCAGCACGATGCCGGCGTTGATCGGCCGGGTGGTCTGCATGTAGCGCCGCGAGTCGAGCGGCACGGCGTACTGCCGCAGCACGGTCTCGACGCGCGCCAAAAACCCGCCGGCAGCCCGGCACAGCGCCAGATCGCGCGACAGCTCGGTGAAGCCGCCGTCGGCCACCGGCATCCGCACCGGCTTCTCGCGCAGGCTGAAGGCATAGTCGCGATCCCAGGCGCGCAGGCCGATCCAGCCCAGGGCGAAGCCGGTGCCTTCGCTCAGGCTCGCCCAGCCCTCGTTCATGGCATAGACCAGCTCGCCGCGCGCCAGCGCGTCATGCTGGATCTCGCCCCAGGGCGATGCCGCTTCGTCCATGATCGCCGTGCTCTCCCGATCCATCCATTCTTACGGGATGACGCGGACAATACCAAGGGCGTCGAACGACGCTGTTCCCGACGGGACAGGATCAGGCGGCGCGCTCGGCCGCCATGCCCTCGCGGAGGCCGGCGACGATCTCGTAGGAACGCAGGCGTGCCCGGTGATCGAAGATCTGGCTGGCGATCATGACCTCGTCGACGCCGGTTTCCTCGATGAACGCCGCCAGCCCGCGGTGCACGGTGTCGGGCGCGCCGACCACGGCGCGGCGCTGGGCATGCAGCACCTGGGCTTTTTCTCGCGGCGTCCAGTACGCGTCCATGTCGTCGATCGGCGGCTGCAGCGGCGTGGGCGTGCCGCGGCGCAGATTGATGAACTGCTGCTGCGCCGAGGTGAACAGGCGGCGCGCCTCCTCGTCGGTGTCGGCGGCGAAGGTCGAGACGCCGGCCAGGGCATAGGATTGCTGGAGGTATTGCGACGGCTTGAACTCGGCGCGATAGATCTTCAGCGCCTCCATCAGGTAGTCGGGCGCGAAGTGCGAGGCGAAGCCGAAGGGCAGGCCGAAATGGGCCGCGACCTGGGCGCCGAACAGGCTGGAGCCCAGGATCCAGACCGGCACGTCGAGGCCCTCGCCCGGCACGGCGCGCACCGCCTGGTTGGGAATGGCCGGCCGGAACCAGGCCAGCAGCTCCTGCACGTCCTGCGGAAAGTTGTCGGCGGCGTTGAAATAGCGGCGCAGCGCCTGGGCGGTGCGCTGGTCGGTGCCCGGCGCGCGGCCCAGCCCGAGATCGATGCGGCCGGGATAGAGCGATTCCAGGGTGCCGAACTGCTCGGCGATCATCAGCGGCGCGTGGTTGGGCAGCATGATGCCGCCGGAGCCGACGCGAATCGTGCTGGTGCCTTCCGCGACGTAGCCGATCGCCACCGCCGTGGCGCTGCTGGCGATGCCCGGCATGTTGTGGTGCTCGGCCAGCCAGTAGCGCTTGTAGCCCCACTTCTCGGCGTGCTGCGCCAGGTCGCGGCTGTTGTGCAGCGACTGGCGGGCATCGGAGCCGGCCAGGATCGGCGACAGGTCGAGAACGGAGAACTCAATCACGGGACCTGCCTCTGCAACGCGCTATGCGCAGATATGGGATGCCCGGGGCGCAGCGCCAATTCCTTTGCGCCCGCGTGGCCGTGGCCGCAGTGTAGCCGCCAAGGGACGAGGGATGGAAACGCGCATGTGCGAGACGGTGGCGCGCTGACATGGCCGCCATCACCGGCCGACAGTGGCTGATCCTGCTGTCGGTGCAGTTCACGACCGTGCTGTTCGGGCTGACCGCCACCTCGGTGACGGTGATCCTGCCGCAGCTCAAGGGCGCGCTCGCGGCCACCCAGGACCAGATCTCCTGGATCCTGACGTTCAACCTGGTCGCCACCGCCGTGGCCACGCCGCTGACCGGCTGGCTGGCGGCCAAGCTCGGCTGGCGCGTGCTGATGGTCGCCTCGGTGATCGGCTTCACCGGTGCCTCGATGCTCTGCGGCATGGTCAGCACGCTGGAAAGCCTGCTGGTGCTGCGCGTCATCCAGGGCGCCTTCGGCGCGCCGATCTTTCCCATGGGCCAGACCATCCTGCTGTCGAGCTTCGAGCGCCACCAACACCCCTTCATCATCATGATGTGGGGCATCGGCGGGGTCCTCGGGCCGATCCTCGGGCCGACCTTCGGCGGCATGGTCAGCGAGCTGTTCTCCTGGCGCTGGACCTTCCTCCTCATCGTGCCGCTGGGGATCGTCGCCGGCACGCTGGCGGCCTTCGCGCTCAGCGATCGCGAGAAGGGCATGCATCGGCCGCTGGATTTCACCGGCTACATCTTCCTCGGCATCGCCATCGCCGCCTTCCAGCTGATGTTCGATCGCGGCCAGCGCAACGACTGGTTCGACTCGGCGGAGATCGTCATCGAATGCGGGCTGGCCGTCGTGTTCTTCGCCATGTTCGTCATCCACATGGCGACCACGAGCACGCCGCTGATCGATCCCGCGACCTTCGCCGACCGCAACTTCGTGGTCGGCGCCACCGTGGCGGTCATCATGGGCATGCTGCAATACGTGCCGATGGTGCTGTTTCCGCCGATGCTGCAGGAGCTGCGCGGCTATCCCGAGGGCATCATCGGCCTGCTGGTGGCGTCGCGCGGTCTGGGCAACTTCGGCTCGTTCTTCATCGTCACCCCCCTCACGCGTGCGAGCCCGCGCCTGTGCCTGTTCCTCGGCCTCTCCATCCAGGCGATCGCGGCGGTCTGGATGGGCATGCTCGACATCAACCTCAGCACGTCGGACGTGATGTTCACCAACATGCTGCACGGCCTGGGCTTCGGGCTGTCGTACGCGCCGATGACCGTCCTCGCCTTCTCCACCCTGCCCGGCAGCCTGATGACCCAGGGCAGCGCGATCTTCGCTCTGGTGCGCATGCTCGGCAGCAGCATCTTCATCTCGATGACCCTGCTGGTCTTCACCCACTCGGTGGCCGAGGCCAGCGTCAACCTCACCAGCTACATTTCCGTCCTGCGCGTCGACGCCCTGCTGCCCTGGTCCTCGACCTATGGCGGGCTGGGCAGCGTCGCGACCTACGAACGGCTGGCGAGCGAGGTGCAGCGTCAGGCCGGCATGATCGGCTACATCAACGCTTTCCACCTGATGACGGCGATCACCATCTGCGCCGCGCCGCTGGCGTTCCTGTTCGCGCCCAGGGGCGCGACGCGCTGACGTCCTTTCAGGGCAGCGGCATCGTCTCCAGGTACGAGACTGGAATCTCCGCCTTGTTCTTGTACTCGTCGAAGGCACCAAGGCCCGGCTTCATCGCCGTCGCGACATTGGTGAAGTGGAAGTCGATCTTGTCGCGGTTCACCAGCACCATGCTGCGAACCTTGAAGTACATCGCCGGCTGTCCGGTGATGCGCGAGATGTCGTCCTTGCTGGTCGATTCGAAATCCGTCCAGAAGCTGTTCTTGCGCACCGAGCCGTGAATTGCGGCGCCGTAGTGGAACAGCTTGATGGTGGGGCCCGGCCCGCCGAGAACCGGTTTGACCATGCGCACCTCCCACAGTGAGAGGATACAACCTAGCCGCGCAATCCGCGTGTGGCTAGCCCGGCGGCGCCACCGAGAGACCGACCACCTTGTGCTTCTCGATCAGGCCCTGCACGAAGCCCGACTTCTTGGCCTCCTCGACGAAGCTGCGCAGGAACGCCGCGCCCGCCTCGTTGGTCTTGGCGGTACCGATCGCCTGTTGCACGGCGGTGAAGTTGCCGTCGAGGATGCGCGCGCCGGGAATCTTCTGCACGTCGCTCAAGAGCCGCGGCTTGAGGCCCGACAGCGCCTCGAGCCTGTCGTTGACGAAGAGATTGAAGGCGCCGTCGAGGCCCTCGGCGCGCACCAGGGTGGCGTTCCTGATGTTGCGCTCCAGCCACAGGTCGTAGGCGCTGCGGGCGCTGACGGCGATGCGCACGCCCTTGCTGTCGACCTCGGCGACGGTCTTGAGCGGCGAGCCGGCGGGAACCAGATAGGTGGCCTCGATCTCGACATAGGCGGCGGTGAAGGAGATCTTCTGCGCCCGCTGCGGCTCGGCGCCGATCAGGCCGATGTCCCAGGTGTCGGTGCCGCCCGCGTCGGCCAGCTCGCCCGGCGTCTTGTAGGGCAGGTACTTCACCGGAACGCCGAGCTTTTCGGCGATGGCGGCGGCCATGTCGGGGGCGACGCCGGCGGGGTCGCCCGATGGCGTGCGGCCCGTGACCAGCAGGAAATTGCCCATGTTGATGGCGGCGCGCAGCGCCCCGGTGGGTGCGAGCTGGGCGGCGAGTTCGTGCGGCATGGCGGTGTTTCCCCTTCTAGGCCCGCAGTGGAGCCTTGAAACCGCCGCCGATTCAACCGTCAATGCGGGCATCAGGAGGAGATCAGTTATGAAGCGGATGAAGTTCGGCGCGTTCCTGGCCCCACACCACCCGGTCGGCGAGCACCCGACCCTGCAGTTCCAGCGCGACCTGGAGTTCGTCGAGCATCTCGATCACTACAATTACGACGAGTTCTGGTGCGGCGAGCATCATTCCAGCGGCTGGGAGATGATCGGCTCGCCCGAGATGTTCCTCGCCGCCGCCGCGCAGCGCACCAAGCGCATCAAGCTCGGCACCGGCGTGGTCTCGCTGCCCTACCACCACCCGTTCAACGTGGCGCAGCGCATGGTGCAGCTCGACCACATGAGCCATGGCCGCGCCATCTTCGGCTCGGGGCCGGGCGCGCTGCCGTCGGACGCGCGCACCTTCGGCATCGACCAGGTGCTGCTGCGCGACCGCCAGGACGAGGCGCTGGGCGTGATCGTGCGCCTGCTCGACGGCGAGCGCTTCAGCTACCAGTGCGACTGGTTTCAGATCAACGAGGGTCAGCTCCAGCTGCTACCGCTGCAGGACAAGCTGCCGATGGCCGCGGCCTCCTCGATCAGCCCGTCGGGCATGCAGCTCGCCGGCAAGTACGGCATGGGCGTGCTGTCGATCGCGTCGACCTCCCAGGAGGGCCTGTCGGCGCTGCCCATCCAGTGGAGCTTCGCCGAAGAGGCGGCCGCCAAGCATGGCAAGACCGTCGACCGCAGGGACTGGCGCGTGCTGGTCTCCTTCCACCTCGCCGAGTCGGCCAAGGATGCCGAGCGCGAGGCACTCGACGGCCTGTGGTGGTGGCACAACGAGTACCGCGTGCGCGTGCTGGGCCAGATGGGCGCGGTGGCCGTGCCCGACCGCTACGAGCTGATGGCGCAGGTACGCGGCGCCTCCGGTGGCGGCGCCGGCGCCTCGGTCGTGGGCACGCCCGATCAGCTGGTTGCGATGATCAGGAACCTGCAGCAGGTCACCGGCGGCTTTGGCACGGTGCTGGGCTTCGCGCACGACTGGGCCAACCGCGAGGCCACCCTGCGCTCGTGGGAGCTGTTCGCGCGCTACGTCATCCCCGAGCTCAACGGCTACACGGCGAACCAGAAGGTCTCCGCCGAGTTCCTCGCTTCGCACCAGGCCGAGCTGATGAAGGGCCGTGCCGAATCGATCCGCGCCACGGTGAAGGGCAACGAGAAGGCACAAGCCGCGCTCGAGGTCACGATGAAGAACATGGCCGGCGCGCAACAGGCCGGCGGCTTCCGCCCCGGCTCGCTGCCGCCGATGGACGAGAAGAAGGAGAAGGTCGGCTCCGACGACTGACGCGAGGCAGGCTGAGTGTCATCCCGAGCGACGCGAGGGATCCAGGCATCGCTACGAGATCCCTCGCTGCGCTCGGGATGACAGGAAAACGGGAGGGTGAGATGGGCTCGATATCGAGGCGCGGCCTGCTGGTCGTGTCGGCGGCGGCGGGCTTGCCGCTGCCGGCATTGGCGCAGGCATGGCCGGACAAGGCGGTGAAGATCGTCGTGCCCTTCGGACCGGGTGGCCCGGCGGACGTCTACGCGCGCGTGCTGGGCGCGGCGCTGGCCGAGACGCTGAAGCAGCCCTTCGTCATCGAGAACAAGCCGGGCGCCGGCGCGGTGATCGGCACGGACATCGTCGCCAAGTCACCGCCCGACGGCTACACGCTTCTGATGATGTCCAACACCCACACCACCAACGAGACCTTGCTGACCAACAAGCCGTATGCGCTGCTGAAGGATCTGGCGCCCGTCACGCCGGTGAACTCCTCGGACCTGCTTATGGTGGTGCATCCCTCGGTCGAGGCGAAGACATTGAAGGAGTTCCTCGAGCTGGCCAGGAAGCAGCCCGGCAAGTTGAGCTACGCCTCCTCCGGGCCGGGCACGCCCTATCACATGGCCGGCGAGCTGTTCAAATCGATGAGCGGCACCGACATCCTGCACGTGCCGCACAGGAACAGCGGCGACGCGCGCAACTCCGTGCTGGGCGGCCATGTGCACATGATGCTCGACGCCGTCACGGCGATGGCAGGCAATGTCGAGGCCGGCAAGCTGCGCGCGCTGGGCACCACGGGCAAGGCACGCTCCAAGGTGATGCCCAACCTGCCCACCGTGGGCGAGGACGGGGTGCTCGGCTACGAGGCGACGATCTGGCTGGGCCTCATGGCACCGGCAGGCACCCCTGCCGCCGTGGTCGACAAGCTCAACGCCGAGATCGGCAAGGTGATCGCGCGGCCGGAGATCAGCAGCGCCTGGGCCAAGCAGGGCGCCGAGCCGATGACCATGTCGCCGGCCGCCTTCGGCACGTTCCTGAAGGACGACATCGAGAAGTGGGCCAAGGTTATCCAGACCGCTGGCATCAAGGCGCAGTGACGTCGATCCACGTCCTCAGCGGCGGCGCTGCGCAGGGTCTTGTCGAATCCCTGCGCGCGCCATTCGAGGCCGCAACCGGCCATCGCATCGACGGCACCTTCGGCGCCGTCGGCGCGATGCGCGACAAGCTGCTGGCTGGCGCGCCCGCCGATCTGCTGATCCTCACATCGGCCTTGATCGTCAGGCTCGAACGCGACGGCCACCTTGTGCCCGACTCGGCGAGAATCATCGGCGGTGTCGAGACGGCGATCGCCGTGCGCCGCCGCGATGCTGCGCCATCGATTGGCAGCGCCGACTCCTTGCGTGCCGCGCTTCTGGACGCCGACGAGATTCATCTTCCCGACCCGACACAGGCGACAGCCGGCATCCACTTCGCCAAGGTGCTGCGCGACCTGGGCATCGCCGATCGGCTGGCCGCGCGACTGCGCCCCGCACCCGACGGCAGAACGGCGATGCGCGCGCTTGCCGCGTCGAAGAGCGAGCGTCCGATCGGCTGCACGCAGGTCACCGAGATTCTCGCCACGCCGGGCCTCGACCTCGTGGGATCGTTGCCGCCGAGTTGCGCCCTGTCGACGATCTACGCCGCGGCGATCACGCGCCACGCGCGAGCGCCCGAGGCGGCCGGGCGCCTGGTTGCGATGCTGACCGCGGAGTCCGGTCGCGAGAGTCGGGGCGAAATGGGCTTCGTCTGAAACGCAGTTCGGGCCGCGTCGCTCCAGCGGCGCCGTCAAGAAGCGTCGCTGGAGCGACGCGGCCCGAAGAAGCTACTTGCCGCCGCGCGCCTTCTTCCACGCCTCGTAGTCGCGCTTGGCCTCATCGCCGGCGACCGGAAACAGGCCCTTGAGCGGACGGCCGCGCGCCACCTCGGCCTCGGCGAATTCCTCGTACTCGTAGGTCTTCACCGCCTCGTCGGCCACCGCCTCGACGATGTCCGCAGGAATCACCAGCACCGCGTCCCTGTCGCCGACAACGATGTCGCCGGGATACACCGCGATGCCGCCGCAGGCGATCGGCAGCTGGAGGTCAACCGGGCGATGCGCGATCGGGCTGGGCGGCGAGGACGGGCGGCGCAGATAGGCCGGCAGGCCGGTCTTGGCCACGCCGTCGGTGTCGCGCAGGCCGCCATCGGTGACGATGCCGGCGCAGCCGCGAGCCTTGAGCCGTCCGACATAGAGATCACCGGCCGAGGCGGCGCGCGAATCGCCGCGGGAGTCGATCATCAGCACGTGGCCCGGCGGGCATTCCTCCATCGCCTGCGGCTGCACCATCGAGCGGCTGGTCGAATTCGGGCCGTCCTTGTCCTCGCGCGAGGGGATGAAGCGCATGGTGAAGGCGATGCCCACGAGGCGCGGCTGCTCGGGCCGCAACGGCCACACGTCGTAGAGGGTCATCGACTTCAGGCCGCGGCGATTGAGCACGCCGGTCAGGGTCGAGGTGCCGACGCGGGCCAGCGCCTCACGCAGATCCGAGCTCAGTTTGTCCATGTCTTGTTGCTCCTCCCAGGCACAGCGGGCGCAGTCAACGGCATCGGGCGCGTCGCTGCAAGCCGGCAACGAGGACACGTTCGGGGCGTTGATTCAGTGACGCGTTGGTAACGTCTTGTGTGGTTGCACATCCCCCTTTACCTGCTGCCGCCCCAGCCGCGCGGCGGCATCCTGCAGGAGTAACCACAATGAAACTGGAAACGGCGCTTTCCCCCTGGCGTCCGCAGCTGCTGAGCGTGCTGCGCATCATGGCCGGCCTGCTGGTCCTGCAGCACGGCACGGCCAAGATCCTGAAATTCCCCGTCGTACCGCAGATCGCCAATGTGCCGCTGACCTCGCCCGGCGGCATTGCCGGGATCATCGAGCTGGTCTTCGGTATCCTTCTGGTAATCGGCCTGTTCACCCGGCCCAGCGCCTTCATCCTCTCGGGCATGACGGCCGTAGCCTATTTCATGGCCCATGCCGGCCGCAATTTTTACCCGATCCTCAACGGCGGCGAGCTGGCGGCGCTGTACTGCTTCGCCTTCCTCTACCTCGCGGCGGCCGGCGGCGGGCCGTTGAGCATTGATGCGATTGTGCGACGCCGGGGGGCCTAGCCGCATCGCGCCGGCGGGGGTAGCATGGATCCATTAGGGAGTACGCTATGACCGACAAATCCATGGCGCCCGCCGGCGTCAACCATCTCGTCCTCAACGTCCGCAACCTCGAGGAATCGCACCGCTTCTGGACCGAGGTGGTGGGCTTCGAGATGGTCGGCGAACTGACGCCGACAGAGAAGCGGCCCAACCCGCCGAAGATGCGTTTCTACAGCGCGCCCGGCAACAACAAGAGCCACCTCAACCACCACGACGTCGCCATCGTCGAGAACCCGAACCTGCCGCCGCCGCCCGAGAACTGGTCGATGTTCGGCGGCGGCTTCGCCATCAACCATGTCGCCATCGGCTTCCCGACGCGCGAGGCGTGGCTGAAGCGCCTGGAGTATCTCCAGGAGAAGGGCGTCAAGTTCGGCCGCCGCGTCAACCACGGCATGACGCACAGCCTCTACATCAGCGACCCAAACGGCTACGGCGTCGAGCTGCTTTACGAGCTGCCGCACGAGGTCTGGGGCGGCGACGTCAACGCCGCGCTGAACTACGTCGAGGTGCTGCCGACCGAGGGCAAGGAAGCGCTGGTCGACTCCGAGAAGAACCCGGTCTTCGGCAAGGAAGCGGTGCCGGCCGAATAGTCAAATACCTTCCCCCGGAGGGGGAAGGTGCCCGCAGGGCGGAAGGGGGATGTCGAAGACGAACGCAGGAGTCCGTCTTCGACATCCCCCTTCCGTCGCTCCGCGCCACCTTCCCCCTCCAGGGGAAGGTAAGATCGCAAAGGACTCCCGCCATGCAGTTCGGCATCGCGCTGCCCACGGCGGCCGATTCCTGGAAGATCGTGCAGCGTGCCGAGGAGCTCGGCTTCTCGCACGCCTGGTTCTACGACACGCAGATGCTGAGCGCGGACTGCTTCGTCGCCATGGGCGCGGCGGCGGTCAACACGCGCCGGATCAGGCTCGGCACCGGCGTGCTGGTGCCGTCCAACCGCATCGCGCCGGTCACCGCCAACGCCATCGCCACGCTCAACCAGCTGGCGCCCGGCCGCATCGACTTCGGCGTCGGCACCGGCT encodes:
- a CDS encoding LLM class flavin-dependent oxidoreductase, which produces MSRQLRLGAFMRPVSIHTAAWRYPGAFPDANFNFKHLKRFAQTLERGKFDAFFMADHLAVLNMPMEALKRSATVTSIDPPTLLPALAAVTEHIGLIATGSTTFDAPYHLARRFASLDHLSGGRAAWNIVTTSNPDAALNFGLDDHMEHDERYRRAREFYDVVTGLWDSWADDAFIRDVEAGIYFDPAKLHVLNHKGKYYSVRGPLNVGRPIQGWPVIVQAGASEAGKQLAAETAEMVFAGIGQLADGKKLYADIKGRMKAVGREPDQLKILPGAFVVVGDTVEEAKAKRAHLDSLVHYDSAIASLSIALGTDASKFDPDGPLPEIPPSNASQSGRERAIALAQRDGLTVRQLAQRLGGFAGLSFVGTPQTIAEQMEQWLMEEGSDGFNVMFPYLPEGLDDFVDRVVPELQRRGLFRKEYEGTTLRENLGLRRPPNRFFSNQA
- a CDS encoding LLM class flavin-dependent oxidoreductase — translated: MIEFSVLDLSPILAGSDARQSLHNSRDLAQHAEKWGYKRYWLAEHHNMPGIASSATAVAIGYVAEGTSTIRVGSGGIMLPNHAPLMIAEQFGTLESLYPGRIDLGLGRAPGTDQRTAQALRRYFNAADNFPQDVQELLAWFRPAIPNQAVRAVPGEGLDVPVWILGSSLFGAQVAAHFGLPFGFASHFAPDYLMEALKIYRAEFKPSQYLQQSYALAGVSTFAADTDEEARRLFTSAQQQFINLRRGTPTPLQPPIDDMDAYWTPREKAQVLHAQRRAVVGAPDTVHRGLAAFIEETGVDEVMIASQIFDHRARLRSYEIVAGLREGMAAERAA
- a CDS encoding DHA2 family efflux MFS transporter permease subunit — translated: MAAITGRQWLILLSVQFTTVLFGLTATSVTVILPQLKGALAATQDQISWILTFNLVATAVATPLTGWLAAKLGWRVLMVASVIGFTGASMLCGMVSTLESLLVLRVIQGAFGAPIFPMGQTILLSSFERHQHPFIIMMWGIGGVLGPILGPTFGGMVSELFSWRWTFLLIVPLGIVAGTLAAFALSDREKGMHRPLDFTGYIFLGIAIAAFQLMFDRGQRNDWFDSAEIVIECGLAVVFFAMFVIHMATTSTPLIDPATFADRNFVVGATVAVIMGMLQYVPMVLFPPMLQELRGYPEGIIGLLVASRGLGNFGSFFIVTPLTRASPRLCLFLGLSIQAIAAVWMGMLDINLSTSDVMFTNMLHGLGFGLSYAPMTVLAFSTLPGSLMTQGSAIFALVRMLGSSIFISMTLLVFTHSVAEASVNLTSYISVLRVDALLPWSSTYGGLGSVATYERLASEVQRQAGMIGYINAFHLMTAITICAAPLAFLFAPRGATR
- a CDS encoding ABC transporter substrate-binding protein; the encoded protein is MPHELAAQLAPTGALRAAINMGNFLLVTGRTPSGDPAGVAPDMAAAIAEKLGVPVKYLPYKTPGELADAGGTDTWDIGLIGAEPQRAQKISFTAAYVEIEATYLVPAGSPLKTVAEVDSKGVRIAVSARSAYDLWLERNIRNATLVRAEGLDGAFNLFVNDRLEALSGLKPRLLSDVQKIPGARILDGNFTAVQQAIGTAKTNEAGAAFLRSFVEEAKKSGFVQGLIEKHKVVGLSVAPPG
- a CDS encoding LLM class flavin-dependent oxidoreductase; translated protein: MKRMKFGAFLAPHHPVGEHPTLQFQRDLEFVEHLDHYNYDEFWCGEHHSSGWEMIGSPEMFLAAAAQRTKRIKLGTGVVSLPYHHPFNVAQRMVQLDHMSHGRAIFGSGPGALPSDARTFGIDQVLLRDRQDEALGVIVRLLDGERFSYQCDWFQINEGQLQLLPLQDKLPMAAASSISPSGMQLAGKYGMGVLSIASTSQEGLSALPIQWSFAEEAAAKHGKTVDRRDWRVLVSFHLAESAKDAEREALDGLWWWHNEYRVRVLGQMGAVAVPDRYELMAQVRGASGGGAGASVVGTPDQLVAMIRNLQQVTGGFGTVLGFAHDWANREATLRSWELFARYVIPELNGYTANQKVSAEFLASHQAELMKGRAESIRATVKGNEKAQAALEVTMKNMAGAQQAGGFRPGSLPPMDEKKEKVGSDD
- a CDS encoding tripartite tricarboxylate transporter substrate binding protein, translating into MGSISRRGLLVVSAAAGLPLPALAQAWPDKAVKIVVPFGPGGPADVYARVLGAALAETLKQPFVIENKPGAGAVIGTDIVAKSPPDGYTLLMMSNTHTTNETLLTNKPYALLKDLAPVTPVNSSDLLMVVHPSVEAKTLKEFLELARKQPGKLSYASSGPGTPYHMAGELFKSMSGTDILHVPHRNSGDARNSVLGGHVHMMLDAVTAMAGNVEAGKLRALGTTGKARSKVMPNLPTVGEDGVLGYEATIWLGLMAPAGTPAAVVDKLNAEIGKVIARPEISSAWAKQGAEPMTMSPAAFGTFLKDDIEKWAKVIQTAGIKAQ
- a CDS encoding substrate-binding domain-containing protein is translated as MTSIHVLSGGAAQGLVESLRAPFEAATGHRIDGTFGAVGAMRDKLLAGAPADLLILTSALIVRLERDGHLVPDSARIIGGVETAIAVRRRDAAPSIGSADSLRAALLDADEIHLPDPTQATAGIHFAKVLRDLGIADRLAARLRPAPDGRTAMRALAASKSERPIGCTQVTEILATPGLDLVGSLPPSCALSTIYAAAITRHARAPEAAGRLVAMLTAESGRESRGEMGFV
- a CDS encoding ribonuclease activity regulator RraA, producing MDKLSSDLREALARVGTSTLTGVLNRRGLKSMTLYDVWPLRPEQPRLVGIAFTMRFIPSREDKDGPNSTSRSMVQPQAMEECPPGHVLMIDSRGDSRAASAGDLYVGRLKARGCAGIVTDGGLRDTDGVAKTGLPAYLRRPSSPPSPIAHRPVDLQLPIACGGIAVYPGDIVVGDRDAVLVIPADIVEAVADEAVKTYEYEEFAEAEVARGRPLKGLFPVAGDEAKRDYEAWKKARGGK
- a CDS encoding DoxX family protein, with translation MKLETALSPWRPQLLSVLRIMAGLLVLQHGTAKILKFPVVPQIANVPLTSPGGIAGIIELVFGILLVIGLFTRPSAFILSGMTAVAYFMAHAGRNFYPILNGGELAALYCFAFLYLAAAGGGPLSIDAIVRRRGA
- a CDS encoding VOC family protein, which codes for MTDKSMAPAGVNHLVLNVRNLEESHRFWTEVVGFEMVGELTPTEKRPNPPKMRFYSAPGNNKSHLNHHDVAIVENPNLPPPPENWSMFGGGFAINHVAIGFPTREAWLKRLEYLQEKGVKFGRRVNHGMTHSLYISDPNGYGVELLYELPHEVWGGDVNAALNYVEVLPTEGKEALVDSEKNPVFGKEAVPAE